One Coffea arabica cultivar ET-39 chromosome 5e, Coffea Arabica ET-39 HiFi, whole genome shotgun sequence DNA segment encodes these proteins:
- the LOC113687980 gene encoding DNA repair protein XRCC2 homolog isoform X4: protein MERLAVFVDLDCRFDVLRFSRLLKHKLIQANSNDMKSQTQYDEELFAECMRRFLYIRGYNSLEFLATLKTMNNQLQKQKDIQGVGVHLLVLDRKSLSLQSVMENVVQDLQKLLLVHLLLVLATKNSISGDKSTADELMRNTSSGPRPKHREYMPSVWQSFVTHRIHVAASEHDGDHRRQRTYLTEWILPSVNFSDRFVINEDGVSLIS, encoded by the exons ATGGAGCGGTTAGCTGTTTTTGTTGACTTGGATTGTCGGTTCGATGTTTTACGCTTTTCCCGATTGTTAAAGCACAAATTAATTCAAGCCAATAGCAACG ATATGAAGTCACAAACTCAATATGATGAAGAATTATTTGCTGAGTGCATGAGACGCTTCTTATACATCCGTGGTTACAATAGTTTAGAATTTCTTGCCACTCTTAAG ACTATGAATAATCAACTTCAAAAGCAAAAGGATATACAAGGTGTTGGTGTTCATTTGCTTGTGTTGGACAG GAAAAGCCTTTCTCTTCAAAGTGTGATGGAAAATGTGGTTCAGGATCTTCAGAAGCTTCTCTTGGTGCATCTGTTGCTTGTTTTAGCTACGAAGAACTCAATTTCTGGGGACAAATCTACAGCAGATGAACTTATGAG GAATACAAGTAGTGGTCCTCGGCCCAAACATCGTGAATATATGCCTTCAGTCTGGCAG TCCTTTGTTACTCACAGGATACATGTTGCAGCATCAG AGCACGACGGCGACCATCGAAGACAACGCACTTACTTGACAGAATGGATTTTGCCTTCAGTAAACTTTTCAGATAGATTCGTTATAAATGAA GATGGTGTTTCTCTCATATCATGA
- the LOC113687980 gene encoding DNA repair protein XRCC2 homolog isoform X3, whose translation MKQLKKCSLGSSRSDPFCHCLRLFTSFLSGPETSSRLPALLLPAAISCILPKQWKGVQFGGMERLAVFVDLDCRFDVLRFSRLLKHKLIQANSNDMKSQTQYDEELFAECMRRFLYIRGYNSLEFLATLKTMNNQLQKQKDIQGVGVHLLVLDRKSLSLQSVMENVVQDLQKLLLVHLLLVLATKNSISGDKSTADELMRNTSSGPRPKHREYMPSVWQSFVTHRIHVAASEHDGDHRRQRTYLTEWILPSVNFSDRFVINEDGVSLIS comes from the exons ATGAAACAGCTAAAGAAATGCTCACTCGGCTCTTCACGGAGCGACCCTTTTTGCCACTGCCTCCGCCTCTTCACAAGCTTCCTCTCCGGCCCGGAAACGTCGTCGAGGTTGCCGGCGCTCCTTCTTCCG gCTGCGATTAGTTGTATTTTGCCTAAGCAATGGAAAGGCGTCCAGTTTGGAGGCATGGAGCGGTTAGCTGTTTTTGTTGACTTGGATTGTCGGTTCGATGTTTTACGCTTTTCCCGATTGTTAAAGCACAAATTAATTCAAGCCAATAGCAACG ATATGAAGTCACAAACTCAATATGATGAAGAATTATTTGCTGAGTGCATGAGACGCTTCTTATACATCCGTGGTTACAATAGTTTAGAATTTCTTGCCACTCTTAAG ACTATGAATAATCAACTTCAAAAGCAAAAGGATATACAAGGTGTTGGTGTTCATTTGCTTGTGTTGGACAG GAAAAGCCTTTCTCTTCAAAGTGTGATGGAAAATGTGGTTCAGGATCTTCAGAAGCTTCTCTTGGTGCATCTGTTGCTTGTTTTAGCTACGAAGAACTCAATTTCTGGGGACAAATCTACAGCAGATGAACTTATGAG GAATACAAGTAGTGGTCCTCGGCCCAAACATCGTGAATATATGCCTTCAGTCTGGCAG TCCTTTGTTACTCACAGGATACATGTTGCAGCATCAG AGCACGACGGCGACCATCGAAGACAACGCACTTACTTGACAGAATGGATTTTGCCTTCAGTAAACTTTTCAGATAGATTCGTTATAAATGAA GATGGTGTTTCTCTCATATCATGA
- the LOC113687980 gene encoding DNA repair protein XRCC2 homolog isoform X1: MESTVKDWIKADETAKEMLTRLFTERPFLPLPPPLHKLPLRPGNVVEVAGAPSSGKTHILMQAAISCILPKQWKGVQFGGMERLAVFVDLDCRFDVLRFSRLLKHKLIQANSNDMKSQTQYDEELFAECMRRFLYIRGYNSLEFLATLKTMNNQLQKQKDIQGVGVHLLVLDRKSLSLQSVMENVVQDLQKLLLVHLLLVLATKNSISGDKSTADELMRNTSSGPRPKHREYMPSVWQSFVTHRIHVAASEHDGDHRRQRTYLTEWILPSVNFSDRFVINEDGVSLIS; encoded by the exons ATGGAGTCAACAGTGAAAGATTGGATAAAAGCCGATGAAACAGCTAAAGAAATGCTCACTCGGCTCTTCACGGAGCGACCCTTTTTGCCACTGCCTCCGCCTCTTCACAAGCTTCCTCTCCGGCCCGGAAACGTCGTCGAGGTTGCCGGCGCTCCTTCTTCCGGTAAAACCCACATCTTAATGCAG gCTGCGATTAGTTGTATTTTGCCTAAGCAATGGAAAGGCGTCCAGTTTGGAGGCATGGAGCGGTTAGCTGTTTTTGTTGACTTGGATTGTCGGTTCGATGTTTTACGCTTTTCCCGATTGTTAAAGCACAAATTAATTCAAGCCAATAGCAACG ATATGAAGTCACAAACTCAATATGATGAAGAATTATTTGCTGAGTGCATGAGACGCTTCTTATACATCCGTGGTTACAATAGTTTAGAATTTCTTGCCACTCTTAAG ACTATGAATAATCAACTTCAAAAGCAAAAGGATATACAAGGTGTTGGTGTTCATTTGCTTGTGTTGGACAG GAAAAGCCTTTCTCTTCAAAGTGTGATGGAAAATGTGGTTCAGGATCTTCAGAAGCTTCTCTTGGTGCATCTGTTGCTTGTTTTAGCTACGAAGAACTCAATTTCTGGGGACAAATCTACAGCAGATGAACTTATGAG GAATACAAGTAGTGGTCCTCGGCCCAAACATCGTGAATATATGCCTTCAGTCTGGCAG TCCTTTGTTACTCACAGGATACATGTTGCAGCATCAG AGCACGACGGCGACCATCGAAGACAACGCACTTACTTGACAGAATGGATTTTGCCTTCAGTAAACTTTTCAGATAGATTCGTTATAAATGAA GATGGTGTTTCTCTCATATCATGA
- the LOC113687980 gene encoding DNA repair protein XRCC2 homolog isoform X2 — MESTVKDWIKADETAKEMLTRLFTERPFLPLPPPLHKLPLRPGNVVEVAGAPSSGKTHILMQAAISCILPKQWKGVQFGGMERLAVFVDLDCRFDVLRFSRLLKHKLIQANSNDMKSQTQYDEELFAECMRRFLYIRGYNSLEFLATLKTMNNQLQKQKDIQGVGVHLLVLDRKSLSLQSVMENVVQDLQKLLLVHLLLVLATKNSISGDKSTADELMRNTSSGPRPKHREYMPSVWQVNTFLVAAVLCYSQDTCCSIRARRRPSKTTHLLDRMDFAFSKLFR; from the exons ATGGAGTCAACAGTGAAAGATTGGATAAAAGCCGATGAAACAGCTAAAGAAATGCTCACTCGGCTCTTCACGGAGCGACCCTTTTTGCCACTGCCTCCGCCTCTTCACAAGCTTCCTCTCCGGCCCGGAAACGTCGTCGAGGTTGCCGGCGCTCCTTCTTCCGGTAAAACCCACATCTTAATGCAG gCTGCGATTAGTTGTATTTTGCCTAAGCAATGGAAAGGCGTCCAGTTTGGAGGCATGGAGCGGTTAGCTGTTTTTGTTGACTTGGATTGTCGGTTCGATGTTTTACGCTTTTCCCGATTGTTAAAGCACAAATTAATTCAAGCCAATAGCAACG ATATGAAGTCACAAACTCAATATGATGAAGAATTATTTGCTGAGTGCATGAGACGCTTCTTATACATCCGTGGTTACAATAGTTTAGAATTTCTTGCCACTCTTAAG ACTATGAATAATCAACTTCAAAAGCAAAAGGATATACAAGGTGTTGGTGTTCATTTGCTTGTGTTGGACAG GAAAAGCCTTTCTCTTCAAAGTGTGATGGAAAATGTGGTTCAGGATCTTCAGAAGCTTCTCTTGGTGCATCTGTTGCTTGTTTTAGCTACGAAGAACTCAATTTCTGGGGACAAATCTACAGCAGATGAACTTATGAG GAATACAAGTAGTGGTCCTCGGCCCAAACATCGTGAATATATGCCTTCAGTCTGGCAG GTTAACACATTTTTGGTTGCTGCAGTCCTTTGTTACTCACAGGATACATGTTGCAGCATCAG AGCACGACGGCGACCATCGAAGACAACGCACTTACTTGACAGAATGGATTTTGCCTTCAGTAAACTTTTCAGATAG